One stretch of Indicator indicator isolate 239-I01 chromosome 36, UM_Iind_1.1, whole genome shotgun sequence DNA includes these proteins:
- the C36H19orf44 gene encoding uncharacterized protein C19orf44 homolog, which yields MPSRDWLVCIGRKAVRQANEGVGFWGVSVSGIQPGADCSRLGLGKLLFSQGSLSRMTPIARARRASAGEVQGHSDTPRRTSTSGLIVLPRSCGDVSVAGAELEKTGRAPSSRSRFLEVRNENVCGSQWCQIKGNAAQTVTGHVARSPPGSAFHTRSSSTLRKVAQLESKIMNRRKQMESQNTDLGLKSLGEESSSSASSHEHSARGKKYPKSYATASGNMTHSNACSKEEENIKSLKKNIVVKPQLGLDGGEEEMREVMDNSLDFSCGNENWRSVGKIPISSEMPPPSQKAASPAEVSKASYYSKDLMKNGFGGVNSPTPLASRNLSVHHNMRSQALSSVKDSTVKITLLGTDNTKQLQISLESDRSEIKSLDDMFSKAADSEDFISRSSDGFRLNILSLDDLTPNTTSEAVELKQKETDIQITQGSNRNPKKDTSLVEKDQASLKMACAITGMNDASEGDDENNVTEAEISEHLSGVSADSPRHKQDYLYHDETIFNSAYSEDFERSLVATDRGSVLKESEYSESCTYSGKHPSSASSPSSTRKLCGQACRVTVKETGVQTVDPSFTYCWPKANTSAVLDPPVGNSYVDPVPIASHVISMDAVEALTAYIPSVLVLNAMLKQHLMLTQQFVENIRHLHLSIVESLENEKFHYHTLEEAKEYISAHRSARLTINQVHEEIGRAQEEKLP from the exons ATGCCTTCTCGGGATTGGCTGGTATGCATAGGTAGGAAGGCTGTGCGACAAGCCAATGAAGGAGTGGGATTTTGGGGAGTCAGTGTCTCCGGGATACAGCCCGGCGCTGACTGTTCTCGCCTCGGCCTGGGGAAGCTGCTGTTTTCTCAGGGATCTTTGTCCCGCATGACTCCGATCGCTCGGGCGCGGAGGGCCTCTGCGGGTGAAGTGCAG GGGCACAGCGATACTCCTCGCAGAACCTCCACATCCGGGCTTATCGTCCTTCCTCGCTCCTGTGGTGACGTCTCCGTGGCTGGGGCAGAGTTGGAGAAAACTGGAAGAGCTCCGTCCAGCCGCAGCAGATTCCTAGAGGTGCGCAACGAAAATGTGTGTGGAAGCCAGTGGTGCCAGATAAAGGGAAATGCAGCACAGACCGTTACCGGACACGTAGCGAGGAGCCCTCCGGGTAGCGCTTTTCACACACGGTCAAGCTCAACTCTGAGGAAGGTGGCACAACTAGAAAGTAAAATCATGAATCGAAGGAAGCAGATGGAATCGCAAAACACTGATTTGGGCCTGAAGTCTTTGGGTGAAGAGTCCTCCTCATCTGCTTCCAGTCATGAACACAGTGCAAGGGGCAAGAAATACCCGAAGAGTTATGCTACTGCCAGTGGAAACATGACACACAGTAATGCCTGTTctaaagaagaggaaaacatcAAAAGCCTTAAAAAGAATATTGTGGTTAAACCGCAGCTTGGTTTGGATGGTGGTGAGGAGGAAATGAGAGAAGTGATGGACAATTCTTTGGATTTTTCTTGTGGAAATGAGAATTGGAGGAGTGTT GGTAAGATTCCTATTTCATCAGAAATGCCTCCTCCATCTCAAAAGGCAGCTTCACCAGCAGAGGTATCTAAAGCATCTTATTATAGCAAAGACTTGATGAAAAATGGTTTTGGTGGAGTTAATTCACCAACACCACTGGCCAGCAGAAACCTGTCAGTACACCATAACATGAGATCTCAGGCCCTGTCCTCTGTGAAAGACAGTACTGTAAAGATTACTCTGCTTGGAACAGACAACACCAAGCAACTCCAAATATCACTTGAAAGTGACAGAAGTGAAATAAAATCATTGGATGACATGTTTTCCAAAGCAGCTGATTCAGAAGATTTCATTAGCAGGAGCTCAGATG GCTTCAGACTGAATATTCTAAGCCTTGATGATTTGACACCAAATACCACCAGTGAGGCAGTAGAATTAAAGCAGAAA GAGACAGACATTCAAATTACTCAAGGATCAAACAGAAATCCAAAGAAAGATACATCCCTAGTGGAAAAAGACCAGGCTTCCCTTAAAATGGCCTGTGCAATAACTGGCATGAATGATGCTTCTGAAGGGGATGATGAAAACAATGTGACTGAAGCTGAAATCTCTGAGCATTTAAGTGGAGTTTCTGCAGATTCCCCTAGACACAAACAGGATTATCTCTATCATGATGAGACAATTTTTAACTCAGCATATTCTGAAGACTTTGAAAGGTCTCTAGTGGCAACAGACAGAGGATCTGTATTGAAAGAGTCAGAATATTCTGAGAGCTGCACCTATTCTGGAAAACACCCATCTTCAGCATCATCACCTTCATCTACCAGAAAGCTGTGTGGCCAAGCATGCAGAGTCACTGTCAAAGAAACTGGGGTTCAAACAGTAGACCCCTCATTTACCTACTGCTGGCCAAAGG CAAACACCTCTGCAGTACTTGACCCACCTGTAGGAAACAGTTATGTTGATCCAGTACCTATTGCCAGTCACGTCATCAGCATGGATGCAGTAGAAG CCCTGACAGCATATATCCCATCAGTTCTTGTTTTAAATGCCATGTTGAAACAGCACTTGATGTTGACTCAGCAGTTTGTAGAGAACATTCGGCACCTTCATTTATCCATTGTGGAGTCACTGGAGAATGAGAAGTTCCACTACCATACCCTGGAAGAGGCTAAAGAG TACATCAGTGCTCACAGATCTGCACGTCTAACAATCAACCAAGTGCATGAAGAAATTGGGAGagcacaggaggaaaagctgccTTGA